Proteins encoded together in one Polaribacter reichenbachii window:
- a CDS encoding GH3 auxin-responsive promoter family protein has translation MSIKSVFAIPFARVATKRVFKWANKPYKTQDKVFKKLISKAKNTAFGKDHDFENIKSYDDFKKRVKVTDYEGLRTYVDRIVAGESDVLWPEKPLYFAKTSGTTSGAKYIPITKDSMPTHIKAARNALLFYIAEKNDASFVDGKMIFLQGSPVLTDKNGVKLGRLSGIVAHYVPKYLLKNRLPSWETNCIEDWDTKVNAIVDETINEDMSVISGIPSWVQMYFEKLIEKTGKKVSEIFPNFNFFIYGGVNFEPYKNKFESLIGKKIDYIELYPASEGFIAYQDSQTEKGMLLQLNSGMFYEFIPATEFFDENPTRISIKDVKMGVNYVIILNTTAGLWGYNIGDTVEFTSLKPFRIKVTGRIKHFISAFGEHVIGKEVEKALNDSILGTDINISEFTVAPQVNPESGLPYHEWFIEFENEPENLENFALKVDAAMQEQNIYYFDLIEGKVLRPLIIRKVKKGGFHEYMKSIGKFGGQNKIPQLSDNRKIADVLQDFLKN, from the coding sequence ATGAGTATAAAATCTGTATTTGCAATTCCGTTTGCTAGAGTTGCTACAAAAAGAGTATTTAAATGGGCAAACAAACCTTATAAAACCCAAGATAAAGTTTTTAAAAAATTGATATCAAAAGCCAAAAACACAGCATTTGGTAAAGATCACGATTTTGAAAATATTAAGTCTTACGATGATTTTAAAAAGCGCGTAAAAGTTACAGATTACGAGGGTTTAAGAACTTATGTAGATCGAATTGTAGCAGGAGAATCTGATGTGCTTTGGCCAGAAAAACCACTTTATTTTGCAAAAACATCGGGTACAACTTCTGGTGCAAAATACATACCAATTACAAAAGATTCTATGCCAACGCATATTAAAGCTGCAAGAAATGCCTTGTTGTTTTATATCGCAGAAAAAAATGATGCTAGTTTTGTAGATGGTAAAATGATTTTTTTACAAGGAAGCCCTGTTTTAACTGATAAAAATGGAGTAAAACTAGGCAGGCTTAGTGGAATTGTAGCTCATTATGTGCCTAAATATTTACTTAAAAATAGATTACCAAGTTGGGAAACCAACTGTATTGAAGATTGGGATACCAAAGTAAATGCAATTGTAGATGAAACCATAAATGAAGATATGTCTGTAATTAGCGGTATACCTTCTTGGGTGCAAATGTATTTCGAAAAACTGATTGAAAAAACAGGTAAAAAGGTTTCTGAAATCTTCCCGAATTTTAATTTCTTTATTTATGGAGGTGTAAATTTTGAACCTTATAAAAACAAGTTCGAAAGTTTAATTGGTAAAAAGATAGATTATATAGAATTGTATCCTGCATCAGAAGGTTTTATTGCATATCAAGATTCGCAAACCGAAAAAGGAATGTTGCTACAATTAAATTCAGGTATGTTTTATGAATTTATACCTGCAACTGAATTTTTTGATGAAAATCCTACAAGAATATCTATCAAAGATGTAAAAATGGGGGTTAATTATGTGATCATTTTAAACACAACTGCCGGTTTATGGGGTTATAATATTGGTGATACTGTAGAATTTACATCACTAAAACCATTTAGAATTAAAGTAACTGGTCGTATAAAACATTTTATATCCGCCTTTGGCGAACATGTTATTGGTAAAGAAGTAGAAAAAGCGTTAAATGATTCTATTTTAGGAACAGATATAAATATTAGTGAGTTTACTGTAGCACCACAAGTAAATCCAGAAAGTGGTTTGCCTTATCACGAATGGTTTATTGAGTTTGAAAATGAGCCAGAAAACTTAGAAAATTTTGCTTTAAAAGTTGATGCTGCTATGCAAGAGCAAAATATTTATTATTTCGATTTAATTGAAGGTAAAGTTTTGCGTCCTTTAATCATCAGAAAAGTAAAAAAAGGAGGTTTTCACGAATATATGAAATCTATTGGTAAATTTGGTGGGCAGAATAAGATTCCGCAATTATCTGATAACAGAAAAATTGCTGATGTTTTACAAGATTTTTTAAAGAATTAA
- a CDS encoding 50S ribosomal protein L25/general stress protein Ctc: MKSITIKGSKRESVGKVATKALRNAGMVPCVIYGGETPIHFSAEEKAFKNLVYTPNVYTASINVDGQKISAILQDIQFHPVTDKILHIDFYQLFDDKEITMNIPVQLTGTSPGVLNGGALRFTNRKLKVKALPANLPDFVTADISKLKIGNKLFVTALANDDYTFMHPDNTVVVQVRTSRNATVSADEDETEAAAE, translated from the coding sequence ATGAAATCAATTACAATTAAAGGATCAAAAAGAGAAAGCGTGGGCAAAGTAGCTACTAAAGCCTTACGTAATGCTGGTATGGTTCCTTGCGTTATATACGGAGGAGAAACACCAATACACTTTTCAGCAGAAGAAAAAGCGTTTAAAAACTTGGTTTATACTCCAAATGTATACACTGCAAGTATTAATGTTGATGGACAAAAAATTAGCGCAATTTTACAAGACATTCAATTTCACCCTGTAACTGATAAAATCTTACATATAGATTTTTATCAATTATTTGATGATAAAGAAATTACAATGAACATTCCTGTACAATTAACAGGTACTTCTCCTGGTGTATTAAATGGTGGTGCTTTGCGTTTTACAAACCGTAAATTAAAAGTAAAAGCTTTACCTGCAAACTTACCAGACTTTGTAACAGCAGATATTTCTAAATTAAAAATTGGAAATAAATTATTTGTTACAGCTTTAGCTAATGATGATTATACTTTCATGCACCCAGACAATACAGTTGTTGTGCAAGTAAGAACTTCTCGTAACGCAACAGTTAGTGCAGACGAAGATGAAACTGAAGCAGCTGCAGAATAA
- a CDS encoding transketolase family protein, producing the protein MNKKVDQQSADNIRALAVAMVEKANSGHPGGPMGGADFMHILYSEFFNYDPTDMTWPFRDRFFMDAGHLSTLMYAQYYLLGNYKKEDVANFRQWGSITPGHPEVDVQRGIENTSGPLGQGHTMGVGAAIAAKFLAARFGDWMNHKVYGFISDGGVQEEISQGAGRIAGHLGLNNFIMFYDSNDIQLSTPTDEVTTEDTAMKYESWGWKVITIDAHNHDEIRKALTEANSQTEKPTLIIGKTIMGKGCVTSEGKTFEGECELHGQPIGHTGADYTKTLINLGANPESPFDIYEDVSEFYQNLLERKTLEARDKKVEISIWREANPKKAEKLDFFLSGELPTLDFEGIAHKAGLASRAASSGVLAYLAEHVENMIVSSADLSNSDKTDGFLKKTQALKKGDFSGSFLQAGVAELTMACIANGIALHGGVIPVVATFFVFSDYMKPAIRLSGIQELGVKYVWTHDAFRVGEDGPTHQPVEQEAQIRLLEKLKNHRGNPSFLALRPADSAETSVAWKMALENKNTPTGLILSRQGIKDLPTKEASRYQEALAAEKGGYLVKEVENPDVVLIANGSEVATLVAAAEILEAEHNLKVNIASVISEGVFRLQSREYQNSIIPKNKPLFGLTAGLPVNLEGLVGDAGKVYGLEHFGYSAPATVLDDKFGFTGEKVSLQVLEYLKTV; encoded by the coding sequence ATGAATAAAAAAGTAGACCAACAATCAGCAGATAATATAAGAGCTTTAGCTGTTGCAATGGTAGAAAAAGCAAACTCTGGTCATCCTGGAGGACCTATGGGAGGTGCAGATTTTATGCACATCTTATATTCAGAATTCTTTAATTACGATCCAACAGATATGACTTGGCCTTTTAGAGATCGTTTCTTTATGGATGCTGGTCATTTATCAACCTTAATGTATGCACAATACTATCTTTTAGGAAACTATAAGAAAGAAGATGTCGCTAATTTCAGGCAATGGGGTTCTATTACTCCTGGTCATCCAGAAGTAGATGTACAAAGAGGAATAGAAAACACATCTGGGCCATTAGGTCAAGGGCATACTATGGGAGTTGGAGCAGCAATTGCAGCAAAATTTTTAGCAGCTCGTTTTGGAGATTGGATGAACCATAAAGTGTATGGTTTTATTTCTGATGGAGGAGTTCAAGAAGAAATTTCTCAAGGAGCAGGAAGAATTGCTGGTCATTTAGGATTGAATAATTTTATCATGTTCTACGATTCTAATGATATTCAATTATCTACCCCAACAGATGAAGTTACTACAGAAGATACAGCAATGAAGTATGAATCTTGGGGTTGGAAAGTAATTACTATTGATGCTCATAATCACGATGAAATAAGAAAAGCATTAACAGAAGCCAATAGCCAAACCGAAAAACCAACCTTAATTATTGGTAAAACCATTATGGGTAAAGGTTGTGTAACATCCGAAGGAAAAACTTTTGAAGGTGAGTGTGAATTACATGGTCAACCCATTGGTCATACGGGAGCAGATTATACCAAAACTTTAATAAATTTAGGAGCAAACCCAGAAAGTCCTTTTGATATTTATGAAGATGTAAGTGAATTTTATCAGAATTTATTAGAAAGAAAAACACTAGAAGCAAGAGATAAAAAGGTTGAGATTTCTATTTGGAGAGAAGCGAATCCTAAAAAAGCTGAAAAATTAGATTTCTTTTTATCAGGAGAGTTACCAACCTTAGATTTTGAAGGAATAGCACATAAAGCAGGATTAGCGTCAAGAGCTGCTTCATCTGGAGTTTTAGCATATTTAGCTGAGCATGTAGAAAACATGATTGTTTCTTCTGCAGATTTATCTAACAGTGATAAAACAGATGGATTTTTGAAGAAAACCCAAGCACTAAAAAAAGGTGATTTTAGTGGTTCATTTTTACAAGCAGGAGTTGCAGAATTAACAATGGCTTGTATTGCAAATGGTATTGCATTACATGGTGGAGTTATACCTGTTGTGGCTACATTTTTTGTTTTTTCAGATTATATGAAACCAGCCATTCGTTTGAGTGGAATTCAAGAGTTAGGAGTAAAATATGTTTGGACACATGATGCTTTTAGAGTGGGTGAAGATGGACCAACACATCAACCTGTAGAACAAGAAGCACAAATTCGTTTGTTAGAAAAATTGAAAAACCACAGGGGAAATCCCAGTTTCTTAGCCTTACGTCCTGCAGATTCTGCAGAAACAAGTGTGGCTTGGAAAATGGCATTAGAAAATAAAAACACACCCACAGGTTTAATTTTATCAAGACAAGGAATTAAAGATTTACCAACAAAAGAAGCATCTAGATATCAAGAAGCATTAGCCGCTGAAAAAGGAGGTTACTTGGTAAAAGAAGTAGAAAATCCTGATGTAGTTTTAATTGCAAACGGATCTGAAGTAGCCACTTTAGTAGCAGCAGCAGAAATTTTAGAAGCAGAGCATAATTTAAAAGTAAATATTGCATCTGTTATATCTGAAGGAGTCTTTAGGTTACAATCTAGAGAGTATCAAAATAGCATCATCCCAAAAAACAAACCATTATTTGGTTTAACTGCAGGATTACCAGTAAACTTAGAAGGTTTAGTAGGAGATGCTGGAAAAGTGTATGGATTAGAGCATTTTGGTTATTCTGCTCCAGCAACAGTGTTAGATGATAAATTTGGATTTACAGGCGAAAAAGTAAGTCTACAAGTATTAGAATATTTAAAAACAGTATAA
- a CDS encoding 6-pyruvoyl trahydropterin synthase family protein, with amino-acid sequence MSTIRITKQFNFETGHALYGYDGKCKNVHGHSYKLSVTVSGKPIKDSTNVKFGMVIDFGDLKKIVNEEVVDLFDHATVFNKNTPHVELAKELSDRGHHVILVDYQPTSEMMVIDFAQKIKKRLPDNIKLHSIKLQETDTSFAEWFSSEN; translated from the coding sequence ATGAGTACAATTAGAATTACAAAACAGTTTAATTTTGAAACAGGGCACGCATTATATGGTTATGATGGAAAGTGTAAAAATGTTCACGGGCATTCTTATAAACTATCTGTAACTGTTTCTGGTAAACCGATTAAAGATAGTACCAATGTAAAATTTGGTATGGTTATCGATTTTGGTGATTTAAAAAAGATTGTAAATGAAGAGGTTGTAGATTTGTTTGATCATGCAACTGTTTTTAATAAAAACACTCCGCACGTAGAATTAGCTAAAGAGTTAAGTGATAGGGGGCATCATGTTATTTTGGTTGATTATCAACCTACAAGTGAAATGATGGTAATTGATTTTGCACAGAAAATTAAGAAAAGATTGCCTGATAATATAAAATTACATTCTATAAAACTGCAAGAAACAGATACGAGCTTTGCAGAATGGTTTTCTAGCGAAAACTAG
- the pth gene encoding aminoacyl-tRNA hydrolase gives MNFKNFFFKLLNLKKETKEELMKKFLIVGLGNIGDKYTNTRHNIGFKIVDEVAEEHNVTFETEKLGDVATFRFKGRTFILLKPSTYMNLSGKALKYWMQKEKIEIDNVLVVTDDLNIDFGTIRIKGKGSDGGHNGLKDIQEKLGTNKYPRFRFGVGANYSKGRQVDFVLGEWDKEETSQLIERLPTSAKVITSFGTAGLANTMNTFNGK, from the coding sequence ATGAATTTTAAAAATTTCTTTTTTAAATTGTTAAACCTTAAAAAAGAAACTAAAGAAGAATTAATGAAAAAGTTTTTAATTGTAGGTTTAGGAAATATTGGTGATAAATACACAAACACTCGTCATAATATTGGTTTTAAAATTGTTGATGAAGTTGCTGAAGAACACAACGTTACTTTCGAAACCGAAAAATTAGGCGATGTTGCTACATTTCGTTTTAAAGGTAGAACTTTTATCTTATTAAAACCTAGTACCTATATGAATTTAAGTGGTAAAGCACTTAAATATTGGATGCAAAAAGAAAAAATTGAAATCGATAATGTCTTAGTAGTTACTGATGATTTAAATATCGACTTTGGAACTATCAGAATTAAAGGTAAAGGTAGTGATGGTGGCCACAATGGCCTTAAAGACATCCAAGAAAAATTGGGAACTAACAAATACCCAAGATTTCGTTTTGGTGTAGGCGCAAATTATTCTAAAGGCAGACAAGTAGATTTTGTACTTGGTGAGTGGGATAAAGAAGAAACTAGCCAATTAATAGAACGTTTACCAACATCAGCCAAAGTAATTACTTCTTTTGGTACTGCAGGCTTAGCAAATACAATGAATACTTTTAACGGAAAATAG
- a CDS encoding T9SS type A sorting domain-containing protein encodes MKKITLFLYLALISVSTIFAQSTEPFLIEAESGTLGADYDTATEGTITYVFPKTNLIDGNFPGSDDKVISYDITFPEGGNYDLYIKLYIGQLGNNDDSFFMARETGVVDANTAGDWVNINQLNEAGFTANSDIVTGDKITPEIIEQWKWVNVSTLHNTSGWSYSITPEERTVTYHIGSREDGLRIDKLVFGINGTQYTVGELEGAKTLSTSKFSALESVKVYPNPTNNQFTIDSQETSTSYKIFNILGAKVEEGKFNMGKNTYGSNLQSGTYILDMISGNKRSVKKLIKL; translated from the coding sequence ATGAAAAAAATTACATTATTTCTTTACTTAGCATTAATAAGTGTGTCTACAATATTTGCTCAAAGTACAGAACCTTTTCTTATAGAAGCAGAATCTGGTACTTTAGGGGCTGATTATGATACCGCAACCGAAGGAACTATTACTTATGTTTTTCCTAAAACAAATTTAATAGATGGTAATTTTCCAGGAAGTGACGATAAAGTTATTTCTTACGATATCACTTTTCCAGAAGGTGGTAATTATGATTTATATATTAAATTATATATTGGCCAATTAGGAAACAATGATGACAGTTTTTTTATGGCTAGGGAAACAGGCGTAGTAGATGCAAATACGGCAGGAGATTGGGTAAATATAAATCAGTTAAATGAAGCAGGTTTTACTGCAAATTCAGATATTGTAACAGGAGATAAAATAACGCCAGAAATTATAGAACAATGGAAATGGGTAAATGTTTCTACATTACATAATACTTCGGGTTGGTCATATTCAATTACTCCAGAAGAACGAACAGTTACTTATCATATTGGATCTAGAGAAGATGGTTTAAGAATTGACAAATTAGTTTTTGGTATCAATGGTACTCAGTACACTGTAGGTGAATTAGAAGGAGCTAAAACACTAAGCACTAGTAAATTTAGTGCATTAGAAAGCGTAAAAGTATATCCTAATCCAACAAATAATCAATTTACAATTGATAGTCAAGAAACATCGACTTCTTACAAAATCTTTAATATTTTAGGAGCAAAAGTTGAGGAAGGTAAATTTAATATGGGTAAAAATACTTATGGTAGTAATTTACAGTCTGGTACTTATATATTAGATATGATTTCAGGAAATAAGAGAAGTGTAAAAAAATTAATTAAATTATAA
- the fsa gene encoding fructose-6-phosphate aldolase, with protein sequence MKFFIDTANLNDIAEAEALGVLDGVTTNPSLMAKEGITGAKNILNHYKKICDIVTGDVSAEVIATDYEGMVKQGEELAALHPQIVVKLPMIADGVKACKYFSDKGIKTNVTLVFSAGQALLAAKAGATYVSPFLGRLDDISTNGLNLISEIRLIYDNYNFNTQILAASVRNTMHVINCAKLGSDVMTGPLSSITGLLKHPLTDSGLAKFLEDYKKGN encoded by the coding sequence ATGAAATTTTTTATTGACACAGCAAATTTAAATGATATTGCAGAGGCAGAAGCTTTGGGTGTTTTAGATGGTGTAACCACAAACCCTTCTTTAATGGCAAAAGAAGGCATTACAGGGGCAAAAAATATTTTAAATCACTACAAAAAGATTTGTGATATAGTAACAGGAGATGTTTCTGCAGAAGTAATTGCTACAGATTATGAAGGAATGGTTAAACAAGGAGAAGAATTAGCAGCATTACATCCACAAATTGTTGTTAAATTACCAATGATTGCAGATGGCGTAAAAGCATGTAAATATTTTTCAGATAAAGGGATAAAAACAAATGTAACTTTAGTTTTTTCGGCTGGTCAAGCATTATTAGCTGCAAAAGCTGGTGCAACATATGTATCTCCGTTTTTAGGAAGATTAGATGATATTTCTACAAATGGTTTAAACTTAATCTCAGAAATAAGATTAATTTATGATAATTATAACTTTAATACACAAATTTTAGCAGCTTCTGTTAGAAACACAATGCACGTTATCAATTGTGCTAAATTAGGTTCTGATGTTATGACAGGACCATTGTCTTCAATTACAGGTTTATTAAAACATCCATTAACTGACAGTGGATTAGCAAAGTTTTTAGAAGATTACAAAAAAGGAAATTAA
- a CDS encoding ribose-phosphate pyrophosphokinase, which yields MVNSQLAPKLFGCRQSTVLAEKIAKEYNTDLGNVIITHFSDGEFQPAFEESVRGRRVFIIGSTFPNSDNLMEMLLMLDAAKRASARHITAVMPYFGWARQDRKDKPRVAIGAKLVAKLLESAGATRIMTMDLHADQIQGFFEKPVDHLFASSIFLPYIESLQLENLVIASPDMGGSKRAYAYSKHLLSDVVICYKQRKKANVIGHMELIGDVEGKNVILVDDMIDTGGTLAHAANLMKERGALSVRAICTHPILSGGAYEKIENSALTELIVSDTIPLKKATSKIKVVSCAPLFANVMHKVQDNTSISGQFLM from the coding sequence ATGGTAAATAGTCAACTTGCACCAAAGCTTTTTGGATGCAGACAAAGTACAGTTTTAGCAGAAAAAATAGCAAAGGAATATAACACAGATTTAGGAAATGTAATCATTACTCACTTTAGTGATGGAGAATTTCAGCCTGCTTTTGAAGAATCTGTTCGTGGAAGACGTGTCTTTATTATAGGATCTACTTTTCCTAACTCAGACAATTTAATGGAAATGTTATTAATGTTAGACGCTGCTAAAAGAGCTTCTGCAAGACACATTACTGCTGTAATGCCTTATTTTGGATGGGCAAGACAAGACAGAAAAGACAAACCTAGAGTTGCTATTGGTGCTAAATTAGTTGCTAAACTCTTAGAATCTGCAGGAGCAACAAGAATTATGACAATGGATTTACATGCAGATCAAATTCAAGGTTTCTTCGAAAAACCTGTAGATCACTTATTCGCATCTTCAATTTTTCTACCTTATATAGAAAGCTTACAATTAGAAAACCTAGTTATTGCATCTCCAGATATGGGAGGTTCTAAAAGAGCTTATGCCTATTCTAAACATTTATTATCTGATGTTGTAATTTGTTACAAACAACGTAAAAAAGCAAACGTAATTGGCCATATGGAGTTAATTGGTGATGTAGAAGGTAAAAATGTAATATTAGTTGATGATATGATTGATACTGGAGGAACACTTGCACACGCTGCCAATTTAATGAAAGAAAGAGGAGCTTTAAGTGTACGTGCTATTTGTACTCACCCAATATTATCTGGAGGAGCATATGAAAAAATTGAAAATTCTGCTTTAACAGAGTTAATTGTTTCTGACACAATACCATTAAAAAAAGCTACATCTAAAATAAAAGTAGTATCTTGCGCCCCATTATTTGCGAATGTTATGCACAAAGTGCAAGATAACACCTCAATTAGTGGACAATTTTTAATGTAA